The following proteins are co-located in the Oceanimonas sp. GK1 genome:
- the recQ gene encoding DNA helicase RecQ has protein sequence MNPETDDIASVPIPDTPHGVLQQVFGYQDFRDGQLEIVEAAVAGRDAMVIMPTGGGKSLCYQIPALLRPGLTVVVSPLISLMKDQVDTLVANGVAAAYINSSLSRDTMLRHFTALRRGEIKLLYVSPERLLQHEFMERLGELELGLFAIDEAHCISQWGHDFRPEYAELGRLKQWFPHIPVMALTATADEATRQDMLGRLNLTAPLIHIASFDRPNIRYTLVEKFKGLDQLVRYVAEQNGQCGIVYCSSRKRVEEVAERLLAKGHRAASYHAGLPLELRQSVQERFIRDDLDIVVATVAFGMGIDKPNVRYVVHYDIPKNIESYYQETGRGGRDGLPSEALLLYDPGDVGRVRRLLENSDNEQQLQVELYKLNVMAAFAESLTCRRQVLLNYFGEYQREPCGNCDICLDPPKRYDGTEDAQKALSCVYRTGQRFGVLYVVEVLRGADTQRVREHGHDKLSTYGIGKDKSQEHWVSVLRQLIHSGLLTQNITRNMVLQLTEAARPVLRGDVALELAEPRLVRVKQKDKAESGLTRAEDRALFKALRQLRKQLAEEADVPPYVVFNDATLTELARYRPKTEAELLGINGVGVRKLERFGEAFLELLRREG, from the coding sequence ATGAATCCCGAAACCGACGACATCGCTTCCGTTCCCATTCCCGACACTCCCCATGGCGTGCTGCAGCAGGTGTTCGGCTATCAGGACTTTCGGGATGGTCAGCTGGAAATCGTGGAAGCGGCGGTGGCCGGACGCGATGCCATGGTGATCATGCCCACCGGCGGCGGCAAGTCGCTGTGCTATCAGATCCCGGCATTGCTGCGGCCCGGCCTGACGGTGGTGGTGTCGCCGCTGATCTCGCTGATGAAGGATCAAGTAGACACTCTGGTGGCCAACGGTGTGGCGGCGGCCTACATCAACAGCTCCCTCAGCCGGGACACCATGCTGCGTCATTTCACCGCCCTGCGCCGGGGCGAGATCAAGCTGCTCTATGTGTCGCCGGAGCGGCTGCTGCAGCACGAGTTCATGGAGCGGCTGGGGGAGCTGGAGTTGGGGCTGTTCGCCATCGACGAGGCCCACTGCATCTCCCAGTGGGGCCATGATTTTCGCCCCGAATACGCCGAGCTGGGCCGGCTCAAGCAGTGGTTTCCCCATATTCCGGTGATGGCGCTCACCGCCACCGCCGACGAGGCCACCCGCCAGGACATGCTGGGCCGGCTCAACCTCACCGCGCCGCTCATTCATATTGCCAGTTTCGACCGGCCCAACATTCGCTACACCCTGGTGGAAAAGTTCAAGGGGCTGGATCAACTGGTGCGGTACGTGGCCGAGCAGAACGGTCAGTGCGGCATTGTCTACTGTTCCAGCCGCAAGCGGGTGGAAGAGGTGGCCGAGCGGCTGCTGGCCAAAGGCCACAGGGCCGCCAGCTACCATGCCGGCCTGCCCCTGGAGCTGCGCCAATCGGTGCAGGAGCGCTTTATTCGGGACGATCTCGACATCGTGGTGGCTACGGTGGCCTTTGGCATGGGCATCGACAAGCCCAATGTGCGCTATGTGGTGCACTACGACATTCCCAAGAACATCGAGTCCTACTATCAGGAAACCGGCCGGGGCGGGCGTGACGGCCTGCCGTCGGAAGCGCTGCTGCTCTACGACCCGGGCGACGTGGGCCGGGTGCGACGGCTGCTGGAAAACAGCGACAACGAGCAACAGTTGCAGGTGGAGCTGTACAAGCTCAACGTGATGGCGGCCTTTGCCGAATCCCTCACCTGCCGTCGCCAGGTGCTGCTCAACTACTTCGGCGAATACCAGCGCGAGCCCTGCGGCAACTGCGATATCTGTCTGGATCCGCCCAAGCGTTACGACGGCACCGAGGACGCGCAAAAGGCGCTGTCCTGCGTGTATCGCACCGGTCAGCGCTTTGGCGTGCTGTACGTGGTGGAAGTGCTGCGCGGCGCCGACACCCAGCGGGTACGCGAGCACGGTCATGACAAACTCTCGACCTACGGCATCGGCAAAGACAAAAGCCAGGAGCACTGGGTGAGCGTGCTGCGCCAGCTCATTCACTCCGGCCTGCTGACCCAGAACATTACCCGCAACATGGTGTTGCAGCTCACCGAGGCGGCCCGGCCGGTGCTGCGCGGTGACGTCGCCCTGGAGCTGGCCGAACCCCGGCTGGTGCGGGTAAAGCAGAAGGACAAGGCGGAAAGCGGCCTGACCCGCGCCGAAGATCGGGCCCTGTTCAAGGCGCTGCGGCAGTTGCGAAAACAGCTGGCCGAAGAGGCCGATGTGCCGCCCTATGTGGTGTTCAACGACGCCACCCTCACCGAGCTGGCCCGTTACCGGCCCAAAACCGAAGCGGAGTTGCTGGGCATCAACGGCGTGGGGGTGCGCAAGCTGGAGCGTTTTGGCGAGGCGTTTCTGGAGTTGCTGCGGCGGGAAGGCTGA
- a CDS encoding c-type cytochrome: MKKLMTAAALVAMFGTPAFAAGDADAGKAKSAACAACHGADGISPMDIYPNLAGQKAAYLVKQLKAFKAGERNDPIMAPMAMPLSDQDMEDLAAYYASL; this comes from the coding sequence ATGAAGAAATTGATGACAGCCGCCGCCCTCGTGGCCATGTTCGGCACTCCTGCCTTTGCCGCCGGCGATGCCGACGCCGGCAAGGCCAAGTCTGCCGCCTGCGCGGCCTGCCACGGCGCCGATGGCATTTCCCCCATGGACATCTACCCCAACCTGGCCGGCCAGAAAGCCGCCTACCTGGTCAAACAACTGAAAGCGTTCAAGGCCGGTGAGCGTAACGATCCCATCATGGCGCCCATGGCCATGCCCCTGTCCGATCAGGACATGGAAGACCTGGCGGCCTACTACGCCAGCCTGTAA
- a CDS encoding YdiU family protein, producing MLLDNQYASFNWAGSLVEPTPLDSPSLLLVNYDLAESLGISLDDRQWLEITSGHRLLPGMTPFAQVYAGHQFGGFSPRLGDGRALLLGEVVAPGGARWDLHLKGAGKTPYSRFGDGRAVLRSSLREYLASEALHYLGIPTTRALCLVGSGEPVYREQVEPGAALLRAAPSHLRFGHFEYFYYSGQPEHIPALLDYLIDTQWPDLEKGPQGYGALFERVVTRTAELIARWQAVGFCHGVMNTDNMSMLGLTLDYGPYGFLDAYDPGHICNHSDPAGRYAYDQQPAVGLWNLQRLAQALSGHIELDALQQSLGQYEHQLLTAYSEHMRQKLGLEQWHEQDPALFRDMFSLLAEHGVDYSCWFRRLALLDAEGDLPAPLAALLPKPDAWHDWFARYRARLVLESRTQAERRAAMDAVNPNYVLRNHLAQRAIERAEQGDMAEADTLLQLLARPFDDRPEFNDYAEPAPAWAASLCISCSS from the coding sequence GTGTTATTAGACAATCAATATGCAAGTTTCAATTGGGCAGGATCTTTGGTCGAACCCACTCCCCTCGATTCGCCCAGTCTGCTGCTCGTGAATTATGACCTTGCCGAGTCGCTGGGCATTTCACTGGATGATCGCCAGTGGCTGGAGATCACCAGTGGTCACCGGCTGCTGCCGGGCATGACGCCCTTTGCCCAGGTGTATGCCGGTCACCAGTTTGGCGGTTTCAGCCCGCGGCTGGGAGACGGGCGCGCCCTGCTGCTGGGGGAAGTCGTCGCCCCGGGCGGTGCGCGCTGGGATCTGCACCTCAAGGGCGCGGGCAAGACCCCTTATTCCCGCTTTGGTGACGGCCGGGCGGTATTGCGTTCTTCCCTCAGGGAATACCTGGCGTCGGAGGCCCTGCATTATCTGGGGATCCCCACCACTCGGGCATTGTGCCTGGTGGGCAGTGGCGAGCCGGTGTACCGGGAACAGGTGGAGCCCGGCGCCGCCCTGCTGCGCGCCGCTCCCAGCCATCTGCGCTTTGGTCATTTCGAATACTTTTATTACAGCGGCCAGCCCGAACACATCCCCGCCCTGCTGGACTACCTGATCGACACCCAGTGGCCGGATCTGGAGAAGGGGCCGCAGGGCTACGGGGCCCTGTTTGAGCGGGTGGTCACGCGCACCGCCGAGCTGATTGCCCGGTGGCAGGCGGTGGGGTTTTGTCACGGCGTGATGAACACCGACAACATGTCGATGCTGGGCCTGACCCTGGACTATGGCCCCTACGGGTTTCTCGATGCCTACGATCCCGGCCATATCTGCAACCACTCCGATCCGGCCGGCCGCTACGCCTACGATCAGCAGCCGGCGGTGGGGCTGTGGAACCTGCAACGACTGGCCCAGGCGCTGTCGGGTCACATTGAACTGGACGCGCTGCAGCAGTCGCTGGGGCAATATGAGCACCAGTTGCTGACCGCCTATTCCGAGCATATGCGCCAAAAACTGGGGCTTGAGCAGTGGCACGAGCAGGATCCGGCGCTGTTCCGGGACATGTTCAGCCTGCTGGCCGAGCACGGGGTGGACTACAGCTGCTGGTTCCGCCGGCTGGCCCTGCTTGACGCCGAAGGCGACCTGCCGGCTCCCCTGGCCGCGCTGCTGCCCAAACCCGATGCCTGGCACGACTGGTTTGCCCGTTACCGGGCCCGGCTGGTGCTGGAAAGCCGTACTCAGGCCGAGCGCCGGGCGGCCATGGATGCGGTCAACCCCAACTACGTATTGCGCAACCACCTGGCCCAGCGTGCCATTGAACGGGCCGAGCAGGGCGACATGGCCGAGGCCGATACCCTGCTGCAACTGCTGGCACGGCCCTTTGACGATCGGCCCGAGTTTAATGATTATGCCGAGCCGGCCCCGGCGTGGGCGGCATCCCTTTGTATTTCCTGTAGTTCATGA
- a CDS encoding DUF3630 family protein — protein sequence MTPLKSQPPLTLDRFPDWANELAQALELTVLEREQGADYHQWLVDFEGSRLLLCFQHYADCAWLQPMSGQDEDVAAWLTAQWNRR from the coding sequence ATGACCCCCTTAAAGAGCCAACCACCGCTTACCCTTGACCGTTTTCCCGACTGGGCCAATGAGCTGGCTCAGGCGCTGGAGCTGACCGTGCTGGAGCGGGAGCAAGGCGCCGACTATCACCAGTGGCTGGTGGATTTTGAAGGCAGTCGGCTGCTGCTGTGTTTTCAGCACTATGCCGACTGCGCCTGGCTGCAACCCATGAGCGGGCAGGATGAGGACGTGGCCGCCTGGCTGACCGCACAATGGAACCGACGCTGA
- a CDS encoding 7-cyano-7-deazaguanine/7-aminomethyl-7-deazaguanine transporter, which translates to MISSEQYRTALIRLSLFHIAVIAASNYLVQLPFTLFGFHTTWGALSFPFIYLATDLTVRIFGAGLARRIIFAVMLPALASSYVLSVLFFEASYQGLGALSEFNLFVARIALASFMAYVLGQIMDVSVFNRLRQIKAWWVAPTCSTIFGNLVDTLAFFSLAFWRSPDPFMAEHWVEIAWVDYGFKLVFSLGLFVPAYGLLLKYLSRKMLGEEQAALQTSR; encoded by the coding sequence ATGATTTCCTCTGAACAATACCGTACGGCGCTGATCCGCCTGTCGTTGTTTCATATTGCGGTGATCGCCGCCAGTAACTATCTGGTGCAGTTGCCCTTTACCCTGTTTGGTTTTCATACCACCTGGGGCGCGCTCAGTTTTCCCTTTATCTACCTGGCCACGGATCTGACGGTGCGCATCTTTGGCGCCGGACTGGCCCGGCGCATCATTTTTGCGGTGATGCTGCCGGCCCTGGCCAGCTCCTATGTGCTGTCAGTGCTGTTTTTTGAGGCCAGCTACCAGGGCCTGGGGGCGCTGTCTGAATTCAACCTGTTCGTGGCCCGCATCGCTCTGGCCAGTTTTATGGCTTATGTGCTGGGGCAGATCATGGATGTATCGGTATTCAACCGGCTGCGTCAGATCAAGGCCTGGTGGGTGGCGCCCACCTGCTCCACCATTTTCGGCAATCTGGTCGATACCCTGGCCTTTTTCAGCCTGGCGTTCTGGCGCTCGCCGGATCCCTTTATGGCCGAGCACTGGGTGGAGATCGCCTGGGTGGATTACGGTTTCAAGCTGGTGTTCAGCTTAGGCCTGTTTGTGCCCGCCTACGGCCTGCTGCTGAAATACCTGAGCCGCAAGATGCTGGGCGAGGAGCAGGCGGCGCTGCAAACCAGCCGCTAA
- the elbB gene encoding isoprenoid biosynthesis glyoxalase ElbB, translated as MKKVAVILSGCGVYDGAEIHEAVLCLLHLDRHGARYQCFAPDQPQHHVIDHRTGQESDEQRNMLTEAARIARGDIQPLSALNASDFDALLLPGGFGVAKNLCNFAFEGAECEVDNEVLAACHAFAQARKPAGYCCIAPVLIPRIYPAGVKGTIGTDAATAEAFTAMGGEHIGCAVTDVVEDAHYKVISTPAYMLAQRITEADTGIGKLVKRLLEM; from the coding sequence ATGAAAAAAGTTGCCGTTATTCTGAGCGGCTGCGGCGTGTATGACGGCGCGGAAATTCACGAGGCCGTGCTCTGCCTGTTACACCTGGACCGCCACGGAGCTCGCTACCAGTGTTTTGCTCCCGACCAGCCCCAGCATCACGTCATCGATCACCGCACCGGCCAGGAAAGCGACGAGCAGCGCAATATGCTGACCGAAGCCGCCCGCATTGCCCGGGGCGACATTCAGCCGTTGTCGGCGCTCAACGCCAGTGATTTTGACGCCCTGCTGCTGCCGGGCGGTTTTGGCGTGGCCAAAAACCTGTGTAATTTTGCCTTTGAAGGGGCCGAATGCGAGGTCGACAACGAGGTGCTGGCCGCCTGCCACGCCTTTGCCCAGGCCCGCAAACCCGCCGGCTATTGCTGCATTGCACCGGTGCTGATCCCGCGTATTTACCCGGCCGGCGTCAAGGGCACCATAGGCACAGACGCCGCCACCGCCGAGGCCTTTACCGCCATGGGGGGCGAACACATTGGCTGCGCCGTTACCGACGTGGTGGAAGACGCGCACTACAAGGTGATCTCCACCCCCGCCTACATGCTGGCCCAGCGCATTACCGAGGCCGACACCGGCATCGGCAAACTGGTGAAACGCCTGCTGGAGATGTAA
- the polA gene encoding DNA polymerase I, translating to MVAIPAKPLILVDGSSYLYRAYFASQQADLRTSDGRPTGAIRVVTNMLRSLHKQFPESRVAVVFDAKGKTFRDDIYPEYKAHRPSMPDDLRSQIQPIHDIIRAMGLPLLIEEGVEADDVIGTLARQATEQRLDVVISTGDKDMAQLVSDHVLLMDTMKNSFLDRDGVVEKFGVPPESIIDLLALVGDKVDNIPGMPGVGEKTALALLQGLGSIDDIAANTDKIASLGFRGAKSFAPKFVEHEEMVRLSYTLATIKTDVALHVGPADLQQTAPDTEALRALYQEFEFRNLLAELESDSAGEAVPAAPALETDYQTVTGQAELDEWIARLKAAPYFAFDTETTSLSYRDARVVGVSFAVEAGQAAYVPFGHDYLDAPEQLSEAQVLGALKPLLEDESRIKLGQNLKYDINVLKNHGIALKGALLDTMLESYVLNSVQTRHDMDSMAAFFLNHSTTSFESIAGKGAKQLTFNQIPLEQAGPYAAEDADITLRLHHHLSEKLAAEPVLESVFNDIEMPLVPILAQMEYTGVRIDSQLLAMQSEEIAKRLKELEREAFELAGEPFNLSSTKQLGEILFTKLALPVIKKTPKGAPSTAEEVLQELALDYPLPKLLMEYRGLSKLKSTYTDKLPLMVNEHSGRIHTSYHQANTATGRLSSSDPNLQNIPIRTPEGRRIRQAFVAEPGYKLVAADYSQIELRIMAHLSQDQGLLDAFAHGQDIHKATAAEVFGVAVEQVSAEQRRRAKAINFGLIYGMSAFGLARQLGIGRNEAQDYMNIYFERYPGVLRYMETTREQASEQGYVSTLFGRRLYLPEIKSKNGARRKGAERAAINAPMQGTAADIIKQAMIRVNDWLGELPEGEVRMLMQVHDELVFEIREDKVDAHRETICALMQQAASLDVPLLVEAGVGDNWDQAH from the coding sequence ATGGTTGCCATTCCTGCCAAACCCCTGATCCTGGTTGATGGATCCTCCTATCTTTATCGTGCTTATTTTGCGTCCCAGCAAGCCGATCTGCGCACCAGCGACGGCCGGCCCACCGGCGCCATTCGCGTGGTGACCAACATGCTGCGCAGCCTGCACAAGCAGTTTCCCGAATCCAGGGTGGCGGTGGTGTTCGATGCCAAGGGCAAAACCTTTCGCGACGACATTTACCCGGAATACAAGGCGCACCGGCCGTCCATGCCGGACGATCTGCGCAGCCAGATACAGCCCATTCACGACATCATTCGCGCCATGGGGCTGCCGCTGCTGATCGAGGAAGGGGTGGAGGCGGACGACGTGATTGGCACCCTGGCCCGGCAGGCCACCGAGCAGCGGCTGGACGTGGTGATCAGCACCGGCGACAAGGACATGGCCCAGCTGGTGTCGGATCACGTGCTGCTGATGGACACCATGAAAAACAGCTTTCTCGATCGGGACGGCGTGGTGGAAAAATTCGGCGTGCCGCCGGAGTCGATTATCGATCTGCTGGCGCTGGTGGGCGACAAGGTAGACAACATTCCCGGCATGCCGGGGGTGGGCGAGAAAACCGCCCTGGCGTTGTTGCAGGGGCTGGGCTCCATCGACGACATCGCCGCCAACACCGACAAGATTGCCAGCCTCGGCTTTCGCGGCGCCAAGTCCTTTGCGCCCAAGTTCGTCGAGCACGAGGAGATGGTGCGGCTGTCCTACACCCTGGCCACCATCAAGACCGATGTGGCGCTGCATGTGGGCCCCGCGGATCTTCAGCAGACGGCGCCGGACACCGAGGCCCTGCGCGCCCTCTATCAGGAATTTGAATTCCGCAATCTGCTGGCGGAGCTGGAGTCGGACTCGGCCGGGGAAGCCGTACCGGCGGCACCGGCGCTGGAGACCGACTATCAGACCGTAACCGGCCAGGCCGAGCTGGATGAATGGATTGCCCGGCTCAAGGCGGCGCCCTATTTCGCCTTTGATACCGAGACCACCAGCCTCAGCTACCGGGATGCCCGGGTGGTGGGGGTGTCGTTTGCGGTGGAGGCGGGCCAGGCCGCCTATGTGCCCTTTGGCCACGATTACCTGGATGCCCCCGAGCAGCTGAGCGAAGCGCAGGTGCTCGGGGCCCTCAAGCCGTTGCTGGAGGATGAAAGCCGCATCAAGCTGGGCCAGAACCTCAAATACGACATCAACGTGCTGAAAAACCACGGTATTGCGCTGAAGGGCGCGCTGCTTGATACCATGCTGGAGTCCTATGTGCTCAATTCGGTACAGACCCGGCACGACATGGACAGCATGGCGGCCTTTTTCCTCAATCACAGCACCACATCCTTTGAGTCCATTGCCGGTAAGGGTGCCAAACAGCTCACCTTTAACCAGATCCCTCTGGAGCAGGCGGGGCCCTATGCGGCGGAAGACGCCGACATTACCCTGCGGCTGCATCACCATCTGAGCGAAAAACTGGCTGCCGAGCCGGTGCTGGAAAGCGTGTTCAATGATATTGAGATGCCGTTGGTGCCGATTCTGGCCCAGATGGAATACACCGGCGTGCGCATCGACAGCCAGCTGCTGGCCATGCAGAGTGAGGAAATAGCCAAGCGGCTGAAGGAGCTGGAGCGGGAGGCGTTTGAGCTGGCCGGTGAGCCCTTTAACCTGAGCTCCACCAAGCAGCTCGGCGAGATCCTGTTCACCAAACTGGCACTGCCGGTGATCAAGAAGACCCCCAAGGGAGCGCCGTCCACCGCCGAAGAAGTGCTGCAGGAGCTGGCGCTGGATTACCCGCTGCCCAAACTGCTGATGGAATACCGGGGCCTGAGCAAGCTCAAGTCCACCTACACCGACAAGCTGCCGCTGATGGTGAATGAGCACAGCGGGCGCATTCATACCTCCTACCACCAGGCTAACACCGCCACCGGCCGGCTGTCGTCGTCGGATCCCAATCTGCAGAACATTCCCATCCGCACGCCGGAAGGGCGGCGCATTCGCCAGGCTTTTGTGGCCGAGCCCGGCTACAAACTGGTGGCGGCGGACTACTCCCAGATCGAGCTGCGCATCATGGCGCACCTGTCCCAGGATCAGGGGCTGCTGGACGCCTTTGCCCACGGCCAGGACATTCACAAGGCCACCGCCGCCGAGGTGTTCGGGGTGGCGGTGGAGCAGGTGTCTGCCGAGCAGCGCCGCCGGGCCAAGGCCATCAATTTTGGCCTGATCTACGGCATGAGTGCCTTTGGTCTGGCGCGCCAGCTGGGCATTGGCCGCAACGAGGCCCAGGACTACATGAACATCTACTTTGAACGCTACCCCGGGGTGCTGCGCTACATGGAGACCACCCGGGAGCAGGCCAGTGAACAGGGCTATGTTTCCACCCTGTTCGGCCGCCGGCTCTACCTGCCGGAAATCAAATCCAAGAACGGCGCCCGGCGCAAGGGTGCCGAGCGGGCCGCCATCAACGCGCCCATGCAGGGCACTGCCGCCGACATCATCAAGCAGGCCATGATTCGAGTGAATGACTGGCTGGGTGAGCTGCCCGAGGGCGAGGTACGCATGCTGATGCAGGTGCACGACGAACTGGTGTTTGAAATTCGTGAAGACAAGGTAGACGCCCACCGGGAAACCATCTGCGCGCTGATGCAGCAGGCCGCCAGTCTGGATGTGCCCCTGCTGGTGGAAGCCGGGGTGGGTGACAACTGGGATCAGGCTCACTAA
- the thiD gene encoding bifunctional hydroxymethylpyrimidine kinase/phosphomethylpyrimidine kinase, whose amino-acid sequence MHSSKAIILSIAGSDSGGGAGIQADIKAISATGGYACSVITAITAQNTQRVTAVHPVPQEIIRAQLDAVFSDLPVMAVKVGMLGDTDTINTVADALEQYRPQHLVVDPVMVSANGDMLLAPEAVDCLKQRLLPLADVITPNLPEAACLVERPVPASLREVEPLLTALNELECRAVLLKGGFLQQEPRSPDWLLHHGEVRCFDTPRVITANTHGTGCTLSGVLASYLAQGLTLELAVASAKHYIERAIEAGAHLKIGQGRGPVEHFFAR is encoded by the coding sequence ATGCACAGCAGCAAAGCCATTATTCTTTCCATTGCCGGCTCCGACAGCGGCGGCGGCGCCGGTATTCAGGCCGACATCAAGGCCATCTCCGCCACCGGCGGCTACGCCTGCTCGGTGATCACCGCCATTACCGCCCAGAACACGCAGCGGGTGACCGCCGTGCACCCGGTACCCCAGGAGATCATTCGTGCCCAGCTCGACGCCGTGTTCAGCGATCTGCCGGTCATGGCGGTGAAGGTGGGCATGCTGGGGGATACCGACACCATCAATACCGTGGCCGACGCCCTGGAACAATACCGGCCACAACACCTGGTGGTGGATCCGGTGATGGTCAGCGCCAACGGCGACATGCTGCTGGCCCCCGAGGCGGTGGATTGCCTCAAGCAGCGGTTGCTGCCGCTGGCGGACGTGATCACCCCCAACCTGCCGGAAGCCGCCTGCCTGGTGGAACGGCCGGTGCCGGCGTCACTGCGTGAGGTAGAGCCCCTGCTCACCGCCCTTAATGAGCTGGAGTGCCGGGCGGTGCTGCTCAAGGGCGGCTTTCTGCAACAGGAGCCGCGCAGTCCCGACTGGCTGCTGCACCATGGCGAGGTGCGCTGTTTCGACACCCCCAGAGTGATCACCGCCAACACCCACGGCACCGGCTGTACCCTGTCCGGGGTGCTGGCTTCCTACCTGGCGCAGGGCCTGACACTGGAGCTGGCGGTGGCCTCGGCCAAGCACTATATCGAGCGGGCCATCGAGGCCGGTGCTCACTTGAAAATCGGCCAGGGCCGGGGCCCGGTGGAGCACTTTTTCGCCCGCTGA